One Desulfovibrio fairfieldensis genomic window carries:
- a CDS encoding winged helix-turn-helix domain-containing protein — protein sequence MPVNARMHLKIWLTRADGKNSGTAGQELLGQGRVELLRRMAELGSLKKAAESMGMSYRLAWGRLKKMEEALGRPLVESGDNRRGGYSLTPAGEELVAAFRLWEDEVRRFALAHAPQLHNIALEADAPAEADADARDDAPSGASALRD from the coding sequence ATGCCCGTGAACGCGCGCATGCACCTGAAAATCTGGCTGACCCGCGCCGACGGCAAAAACAGCGGCACGGCGGGCCAGGAACTGCTGGGCCAGGGCCGGGTGGAGCTTTTGCGCCGCATGGCCGAACTGGGTTCGCTGAAAAAAGCCGCCGAAAGCATGGGCATGTCTTACCGCCTGGCCTGGGGCAGGTTGAAAAAAATGGAGGAAGCCCTGGGCCGCCCCCTGGTGGAAAGCGGCGACAACCGGCGTGGCGGCTACAGCCTCACGCCCGCGGGCGAGGAACTGGTCGCGGCCTTCCGTCTCTGGGAGGACGAGGTGCGCCGTTTCGCCCTGGCGCACGCGCCGCAATTGCACAATATCGCCCTGGAAGCGGACGCCCCGGCCGAGGCGGACGCTGACGCCCGCGACGACGCTCCCTCCGGCGCGTCCGCATTGCGGGATTGA
- a CDS encoding RsmB/NOP family class I SAM-dependent RNA methyltransferase — protein MPKQHSRSFRLVCETRHIPLVEALLRAQGYEFEPEPFSPLCRRLCREPRPLGGSLAAFFGYIYIQDRSSMLPPLALAPRTGEAVLDVCASPGSKSGFLAQLTGPTGFVLANEPAPARLGTLRANLHQCNLLQAATCSYGGENLPLVPASWNAIQLDPPCSGWGTAEKHPRVLKLWQGDKLNSLIGLQRRLLRHAASLLAPGGRLVYSTCTTNEAENEAQVCFAEEELGLVRETLPPFPGFAWEERSDGAGTLRVDGEKSRAQGFYLALLRKTASSAGTPPVPPASAPEKRGARREAGRTLPPDCLAGPCCDPALLPPGHAALYGEHVRFIPAQAVGLLPPECIWQGALLGRLTGGRLSPAPRLRCLLPEPPGPDTALVLDDLADLAALLSGQSRQTGLAGREAGLWWRDLPLGRIALKQGRAVAVFK, from the coding sequence ATGCCCAAACAGCACTCTCGCTCCTTCCGTCTGGTCTGCGAAACCCGGCACATCCCCCTGGTGGAAGCCCTGCTGCGCGCCCAAGGCTACGAATTCGAACCCGAGCCCTTTTCCCCGCTCTGCCGCCGCCTCTGCCGCGAGCCCCGGCCTCTGGGCGGTTCCCTGGCGGCCTTTTTCGGGTATATCTACATCCAGGACCGCTCCTCCATGCTGCCGCCCCTGGCGCTGGCCCCCCGGACGGGGGAAGCCGTGCTGGACGTCTGCGCCAGCCCGGGCAGCAAAAGCGGCTTTCTGGCCCAGTTGACCGGCCCCACGGGCTTTGTGCTGGCCAACGAGCCCGCGCCCGCCCGCCTGGGCACCCTGCGGGCCAATCTGCACCAGTGCAATCTGCTCCAGGCCGCCACCTGCTCCTACGGCGGCGAAAACCTGCCCCTGGTCCCGGCTTCCTGGAACGCCATCCAGCTGGACCCGCCCTGCTCCGGCTGGGGCACGGCGGAAAAACATCCCCGCGTGCTCAAGCTCTGGCAGGGAGACAAACTGAACAGCCTCATCGGCCTGCAACGACGTCTGCTGCGGCACGCCGCATCCCTGCTCGCGCCGGGCGGACGGCTGGTCTACTCCACCTGCACCACCAACGAGGCGGAAAACGAGGCCCAAGTCTGTTTCGCCGAAGAAGAGTTGGGCCTTGTGCGTGAAACGCTGCCGCCGTTTCCCGGCTTTGCCTGGGAAGAACGCTCCGACGGCGCGGGCACGCTGCGGGTGGACGGTGAAAAATCGCGGGCCCAGGGATTTTACCTGGCCCTGTTGCGCAAGACGGCGAGCAGCGCGGGCACGCCCCCCGTGCCGCCCGCGTCCGCCCCGGAAAAACGCGGCGCGCGGCGCGAAGCGGGCCGGACCCTGCCGCCGGACTGCCTGGCCGGGCCCTGCTGCGACCCGGCTCTGCTGCCGCCGGGCCACGCCGCGCTTTACGGCGAGCATGTGCGTTTTATTCCCGCACAGGCGGTCGGTCTGCTGCCGCCGGAATGCATCTGGCAGGGAGCCTTGCTGGGCCGCCTGACCGGCGGCCGCCTGAGCCCGGCCCCGCGCCTGCGCTGCCTGCTGCCCGAGCCGCCCGGACCGGACACGGCCCTGGTGCTGGACGACCTTGCGGACCTGGCGGCCCTGCTTTCGGGCCAGAGCCGCCAAACCGGCCTGGCGGGCCGTGAGGCCGGACTCTGGTGGCGCGATCTGCCCCTGGGGCGGATCGCGCTCAAACAGGGCCGGGCCGTGGCCGTGTTCAAGTAG
- a CDS encoding MATE family efflux transporter — translation MSTSTAAPAREPANALERVSGLLSLLRFAFPTMVMMVFNGLYTIVDVIFVARFVNTEALSAINIINPAMGVLWGLGTMLGTGGSALIARKMGGGDTAGARRNFSLLILAGALLGLFFSGLGLLFLEPIIRALGASDILAPYCREYFGTLLLFTPAGLVLALFAFFFVAAGKPALNMALIIASGLTNTLLDYVFIVLLGMGVAGAALATGIAFLIPPLGGLCFFLYSKGPLHFTRPGMRLREFGQACFNGSSEMIAQLSISVTTYLFNITMLRLAGEAGVAALTITAYSEYFLVTLFLGFSMGVAPVISYNYGSGNHARQRRIFRSCLLFICVGSILVFSAALLGASRLIGIFAPPDSRVFALADQGFHIFVFNFLFCGYGIFASSLFTALSNGKVSAIIAFLRTFALIALFLLVLPEFLGLTGVWLAAPLAEAISALVAAFFVWRWRGTYQYL, via the coding sequence ATGTCCACCAGTACCGCCGCGCCCGCGCGCGAACCGGCCAACGCCCTTGAGCGGGTTTCCGGCCTCCTTTCCCTGCTGCGTTTCGCCTTTCCCACCATGGTCATGATGGTCTTCAACGGCCTGTACACTATTGTGGACGTGATTTTTGTGGCCCGTTTCGTGAACACCGAGGCGCTCTCGGCCATCAACATCATCAACCCGGCCATGGGCGTGCTCTGGGGCCTGGGCACCATGCTGGGCACCGGCGGCAGCGCGCTTATCGCGCGCAAGATGGGCGGCGGCGACACTGCCGGCGCGCGGCGCAACTTCAGCCTGCTGATCCTGGCCGGGGCGCTGCTGGGCCTGTTCTTTTCCGGCCTGGGCCTGCTCTTTCTGGAGCCGATCATCCGCGCCCTGGGCGCCAGCGACATTCTCGCGCCCTACTGCCGGGAATATTTCGGCACCCTGCTGCTCTTCACCCCGGCGGGCCTGGTGCTGGCCCTGTTCGCCTTTTTCTTCGTCGCAGCGGGCAAACCCGCGCTGAACATGGCCCTGATTATTGCCTCGGGCCTGACCAACACGCTTCTGGACTATGTCTTCATCGTGCTGCTGGGCATGGGCGTGGCGGGCGCGGCCCTGGCCACGGGCATCGCCTTTCTGATCCCGCCTCTGGGCGGGTTGTGTTTTTTCCTGTACAGCAAAGGGCCGCTGCACTTCACCCGGCCCGGCATGCGCCTGCGGGAGTTCGGCCAGGCCTGCTTCAACGGCAGCTCCGAGATGATCGCCCAACTCTCGATCAGCGTGACCACCTATCTGTTCAACATCACCATGCTGCGCCTGGCCGGGGAAGCGGGCGTGGCCGCGCTGACCATCACGGCCTATTCGGAATATTTTCTGGTCACGCTCTTTCTGGGTTTTTCCATGGGCGTGGCACCGGTCATCAGCTACAATTACGGCAGCGGCAACCATGCCCGCCAGCGCCGCATCTTCCGCTCCTGCCTGCTGTTCATCTGCGTGGGTTCCATTCTGGTCTTCAGCGCGGCCCTGCTGGGCGCTTCCCGGCTCATCGGCATTTTCGCGCCGCCGGACAGCCGGGTTTTCGCCCTGGCGGACCAGGGCTTCCATATTTTCGTCTTCAACTTTCTGTTCTGCGGCTACGGCATCTTTGCCTCGTCCCTGTTCACGGCCCTGTCCAACGGCAAGGTTTCCGCCATTATCGCCTTTTTGCGCACCTTCGCGCTTATCGCGCTTTTTCTGCTGGTGCTGCCGGAATTCCTCGGCCTGACCGGCGTGTGGCTGGCCGCGCCCCTGGCCGAGGCCATCTCCGCGCTGGTGGCGGCCTTTTTCGTCTGGCGCTGGCGCGGCACCTATCAGTATTTATAG
- a CDS encoding YkgJ family cysteine cluster protein: MESMLRWRPEAARFRHRDSLLEKSLPGADLALEACALVDLSVAEALARARQAGRAPACGAGCAACCCQPIPLTPLEALLLARYAHLRLKPEEHAALARNHAAALALPPLRRNCPLLLDGRCTAYVVRPLACRRYLVLDRSCAPGEDAASSRPADLLLPDPGLLAAALLRTLPWYVRRPGCPLPPRSSDPAAARRFFRSVTTVIQALPWGKELAQEDGVA, translated from the coding sequence ATGGAAAGCATGCTGCGCTGGCGGCCCGAAGCCGCCCGCTTCCGCCACCGGGACTCCCTGCTGGAAAAATCCCTGCCCGGCGCGGACCTGGCTCTGGAGGCCTGCGCCCTGGTGGACCTGAGCGTGGCCGAGGCTCTGGCGCGGGCGCGCCAGGCCGGACGCGCGCCCGCCTGCGGGGCGGGTTGCGCGGCCTGCTGTTGCCAGCCCATCCCGCTCACGCCGCTGGAAGCCCTGCTGCTGGCACGCTACGCGCATCTGCGGCTCAAGCCCGAAGAACACGCGGCCCTGGCCCGAAACCATGCCGCGGCCCTGGCTCTGCCGCCGTTGCGTCGCAACTGCCCCCTGCTGCTTGACGGCCGTTGCACGGCCTATGTCGTGCGCCCCCTGGCCTGCCGCCGCTATCTGGTGCTGGACAGGTCCTGCGCCCCCGGCGAGGACGCCGCATCCAGCCGCCCCGCCGATCTGCTGCTGCCCGACCCGGGCCTGCTGGCAGCCGCCCTGCTGCGCACCCTGCCCTGGTACGTCCGCCGGCCCGGATGCCCGCTGCCGCCCCGGTCTTCAGACCCGGCGGCGGCCCGGCGTTTCTTCCGCTCCGTGACCACCGTTATCCAGGCCCTGCCCTGGGGAAAAGAGCTTGCCCAAGAGGACGGCGTGGCTTAA
- a CDS encoding FG-GAP repeat domain-containing protein, producing MKFAMRLSLTACLLTLALGLAQAAQAAPKSFVLLPFTVNAPQSYAYLSKAVPATMQARLNRPGVLEGRSAQTRAASAAEARKALSAAGADYAVWGSVSVMGNECTIDVHSVDKAGKTWSKTAQGPLSGLTATVQQLSSAMGSEAFGVSVAGRPGYVAPSGKGEPVNQMNSDIVVNETGQQRVYLNPQFRYQGSGANDGSRLRSQRMKDNMVDMAVGDFNGDGKNEIAVLGDHKLTIYIWEPDGRLKQLGETVISQSNLNFSMRAIDLNRDGAKELVIATFEEDSNRPYSYFYSFKGNKLTQYADRIPYFASVIKTPPHFMPTLVGQGWDSLKLFSPGVHVMVKSGNKFSLGARLDLPAGATVFNVAWLPGGKDGKGDQLVMLTDDERIKVFQGNGNTLIHTTMERFSGSAAGMDHYKGMPGLGIDRNYQLPSKYYAPMRMIAADLGRTGEYVLLLNKPISTASQLFDRYRFFPQGEIHALYWDGVGLGLKWKTRRIRGSVAEIDLADVNNDGILDLVVGLNTSPDLGIGSRQSMITAYPLDVSQTDPNVPADLSDFEVNPN from the coding sequence ATGAAATTTGCCATGCGATTGTCCTTGACGGCCTGCCTGCTGACGCTCGCCCTGGGCCTGGCCCAGGCCGCCCAGGCCGCGCCGAAGAGCTTTGTGCTGCTGCCCTTTACGGTCAATGCGCCGCAGAGCTATGCCTACCTGTCCAAGGCCGTGCCGGCCACCATGCAGGCGCGGCTCAACCGCCCCGGCGTGCTGGAAGGGCGCAGCGCGCAGACCAGGGCCGCTTCCGCCGCCGAGGCCCGCAAGGCCCTGAGCGCCGCGGGCGCGGATTACGCGGTCTGGGGCTCGGTGAGCGTCATGGGCAATGAGTGCACCATTGACGTCCACAGCGTGGACAAGGCGGGCAAGACCTGGAGCAAGACAGCGCAGGGGCCGTTGAGCGGCCTCACCGCCACAGTACAGCAACTGAGCTCCGCCATGGGCAGCGAGGCCTTCGGCGTGTCCGTGGCGGGTCGGCCCGGCTATGTGGCTCCGTCCGGCAAGGGCGAGCCGGTCAATCAGATGAATTCGGACATCGTGGTCAATGAGACGGGCCAGCAGCGGGTTTATCTGAACCCGCAGTTCCGTTACCAGGGGTCCGGGGCCAACGACGGCTCGCGCCTGCGCAGCCAGCGCATGAAGGACAATATGGTGGATATGGCCGTGGGCGATTTCAACGGCGACGGCAAAAACGAAATCGCGGTGCTCGGCGACCACAAGCTGACCATCTATATCTGGGAGCCCGACGGTCGGCTCAAGCAACTGGGCGAAACCGTCATTTCCCAGTCCAATCTCAATTTTTCCATGCGGGCCATCGACCTCAACCGCGACGGGGCCAAAGAACTGGTCATCGCCACCTTTGAGGAAGACAGCAACCGTCCCTACTCCTATTTCTACTCCTTTAAGGGCAACAAGCTGACCCAGTATGCCGACCGCATTCCCTACTTCGCCAGCGTGATCAAGACCCCGCCCCATTTCATGCCCACTCTGGTGGGCCAGGGCTGGGATTCGCTCAAGCTCTTCTCTCCCGGCGTGCACGTGATGGTCAAGAGCGGCAACAAGTTCTCTCTGGGCGCGCGTCTGGATCTGCCCGCCGGCGCCACGGTGTTCAACGTGGCCTGGCTGCCCGGCGGCAAGGACGGCAAGGGCGACCAGCTGGTCATGCTCACGGACGACGAGCGCATCAAGGTCTTCCAGGGCAACGGCAATACCCTGATCCACACCACCATGGAGCGCTTTTCCGGTTCCGCCGCGGGCATGGACCACTACAAGGGCATGCCCGGCCTGGGCATCGACCGCAACTACCAGCTGCCCAGCAAATACTACGCGCCCATGCGCATGATCGCGGCGGACCTGGGCCGTACCGGCGAATACGTGCTGCTGCTGAACAAGCCCATTTCCACGGCTTCCCAGCTCTTTGACCGCTATCGCTTCTTCCCCCAGGGCGAAATCCACGCCCTGTACTGGGACGGCGTGGGCCTGGGCCTGAAGTGGAAGACCCGGCGCATCCGGGGCTCCGTGGCTGAAATCGACCTGGCCGACGTGAACAACGACGGCATCCTGGATCTGGTAGTGGGCCTGAACACCTCGCCGGATCTGGGCATCGGCAGTCGTCAGAGCATGATCACCGCCTACCCGCTGGACGTGTCCCAGACCGATCCCAACGTGCCCGCGGATCTCAGCGACTTTGAAGTGAACCCCAACTAA
- a CDS encoding ABC transporter ATP-binding protein translates to MSVLYQCRDMTQRYGGRTVLRLPELSIARGEVLALTGPNGAGKSTLLRLLAFLESPASGELCFYGTPGRPPRQDVTLLLQEPYLFKASVLENVVYGLRVRGRRHDLRQAAEEAMLAVGFTPEQDMLRRSWKALSGGEKQRVALAARLVLRPLVLLLDEPTSSVDAASAKAIETAVRAAALAGTTVVAASHDMVWLSSLAARRLDLGRPA, encoded by the coding sequence ATGAGCGTGTTGTACCAATGCCGGGACATGACGCAGCGCTACGGGGGGCGCACAGTGCTGCGCCTGCCGGAGCTGAGCATCGCGCGCGGCGAGGTGCTGGCGCTCACGGGCCCCAACGGCGCGGGCAAGAGCACGTTGCTGCGCCTGCTGGCTTTTCTGGAAAGTCCCGCCTCCGGCGAACTGTGTTTTTACGGCACGCCGGGCCGTCCGCCTCGGCAGGACGTCACTCTGCTGTTGCAGGAACCCTATCTGTTCAAAGCCTCGGTGCTTGAAAATGTGGTCTACGGCCTGCGTGTGCGCGGCCGCCGCCATGATCTGCGGCAGGCCGCCGAGGAAGCCATGCTGGCCGTGGGCTTCACGCCGGAGCAGGACATGCTGCGCCGTTCCTGGAAGGCGCTTTCCGGCGGCGAAAAGCAGCGCGTGGCCCTGGCCGCCCGGCTGGTCCTGCGCCCGCTGGTCCTGCTGCTGGACGAGCCCACCTCCAGCGTGGACGCGGCCAGCGCCAAGGCCATCGAGACGGCGGTACGCGCCGCGGCCCTGGCCGGAACCACCGTGGTGGCGGCCAGCCATGACATGGTCTGGCTCTCCAGCCTGGCCGCGCGCCGTCTGGACCTGGGCCGTCCGGCCTGA